The genomic stretch TGCGCCTGGGCTGGCAGAACGGCGACCTGGCTCCAGAGGCCCCGGCGCTGTTCCGGACGCTGGCGGCCAGTCTCTAAAGGTCCCCTGAAGCTGTCCTCATGACTGACCCGCCGCGCACACGTGCCGGGCGAATACACACCTGACACTTTTCGCTATTCTGTCGGGCGTGCTGAAACACATCTCCCTGATGACCGCGCTCATGCTCGGCGCTGCGGGCGCGCAGACTGTCGAACTGCGCATCCTCGAAACCACCGACCTTCACACCGCCGCCAAGGGCTATGACTACTACCAGGACAAGCCCACCGGCGAGTTCGGCCTGGAGTACACCGCCACGCTGATTGCCAAGGCCCGCGCCGAGAAGGTCAACACGCTGCTGTTCGACAACGGCGACCTGATCCAGGGCAACCCGCTCGGCGACTACGCCGCGCGCGTCGCGCCCATCAAGGACGGCGAACTGCACCCCATGCACCAGGCCATGCGCTCCCTGAAATACGACGGTGCCACCCTGGGCAACCACGAATTCAACTACGGCCTGGACTACCTCGACCGCGTGCTGAAGTCCGCGCCCATGCCGTACGTGAACGCCAACGTCCTGAACATGGACGGCAGTAACAAATACACCCCCTACGTCATCCAGCGCAAACTGGTCCGTGACACGCAGGGCCGCCCGTACTACATCAACGTCGGCGTGATCGGCTTCACGCCCCCCCAGATCGTCAACTGGGACAAGGCGTACCTCGACGGCAAGGTGCAGGTCATGGACATCGTCCAGAGCGCCCAGAAGTTCGTGCCTGACATGAAAGCCAGGGGCGCGGACATCATCGTCGCGCTGGCCCACACCGGCATCAACAGCGGCGCGTACACCCCCGGCCAGGAACAGGCCGGTGCGGAACTCACCAAGGTCCCCGGCCTGGACGTGATCCTGACCGGGCACAGCCACCTGGAATTCCCCGGCCCGGCCTACAAGGACGTCCCCGGCGTGAACCTCGCCAAGGGCACCATCAACGGCAAGGTCGTCCTGATGCCCGGCTTCTGGGGCAACAACCTCGGCGTCGCCGACCTGAAACTGAACTTCGACCGCAAGACCCAGAAGTGGACCATCCTGGACGCGCAGGGCGGCATCCGCCCCATCTGGGACAAGACCGCCAAGAAGAGCCTCGTGACCGCCGACGCGACCGTCGCCGCCGCCGTCGAGGGCGCGCACCAGGGCACCCTGGGCTACGTGCGCGGCAAGGTCGCCGACCTGACCGCCCCCATCAACTCCTACTGGGCCCTGACGCAGGACGACCCCAGCGTGCAGCTCGTCAGCAACGCGCAGATCGCGTACGTGAAGGCCGCGCTGAGCAGCACCCAGTACAAGGACCTGCCCGTCCTCTCCGCCGCGGCGCCCTTCAAGGCCGGGGGCCGCGCGGGCGTCAGCTACTACACCGACATTCCCGCCGGGACGCTGGCGATCAAGAACGTCGCCGACCTGTACGTGTACCCGAACACCGTGCAGGCCGTGCTCGTGACCGGCGCGCAGGTGCAGGAGTGGCTGGAACGCAGCGCCGGGCAGTTCAAGCAGATCGACCCCAGCAAGGCTGAACCCCAGGCGCTGGTGGACGAGACCTTCCCCACCTACAACTTCGACGTGATCGACGGCGTGAGCTACGAGATCGACGTGACCCAGCCCAACCGATACAACAGCAGAGGCGAGGTCGTGAACCCGAACGCCCGCCGCATCAAGAACCTGACGTTCATGGGCAAACCCATCGACCCGGCCGCGCAGTTCGTGGTCGCCACGAACAACTACCGCGCCTCGGGCGGCGGCTCGTTCCCCGGCCTGAACGGCAAGAACATCATCCTGCAGGCACCCGACGAGACCCGCGAGGCCCTCGTGAAGTACTTCAACGAGCAGAAGACCGTCAACCCCAGCGCTGACGGCAACTGGAAGCTCACGCCTATCCCCGGCGCGACCCTGCTGTACGCCAGCAGCCCCACCGCCCAGAAGTACGCGCCCGCGAACGCCACGCTGGTCAAGACCCGCGACGACGGTTTCGCCGAGTACTACATCAAGTACTGATCACCGGCGCGTCTTGCACCCCCGGCCACGGCTGGGGGTGTTTTCTTGCTGCCCGCCGCAGCCCGGGGGGCTGATCAGGGGCAGGTGCAACGGAGGCTGGCTGTTGGGAGGTGATCCCGCTCCGCAGGGGTTCGGGGTCAGAGGTCCGGGAGGGAGAGATCTGAATGGTTTTCGAACGCCTCGTCGCGTCTGTCGGTGGCCGTGGTGGGGTGCCTCCGGTGGGGGGGCTGGACAGGCTCCGATGCTGTCCTGGTCGACGTTCTTCCGAGGTTGCGAATTCTGAACTTCAGGTGTTGGAACTGTTTCCATTGACAGCCTGAGAGTGGCGGTGTACGCTTGCCACACCAAGAACGAAACACGTGGAACCGCTTCACAGAAGCGGGCCGGGCCTGTCCGGCACCCACCCAAGGGGGATGCATGAAGAAAGTCATCGCACTCGTCAGCCTCAGCGCCGCCATCGCCGTCAGCAGCAACGCCAGCGCCGTCACCGTCACCCTCGCCTGCGGCGCCGTGGGCCAGGAACTCGAACTCTGCAAGGCCGGCGCCGCCCGCTGGGCCAAGAAGACCGGCAACGAAGTCAAGATCTTCGAGAGCCCCAACCTCACCAACGACCGCCTCGGCCTGTACCAGCAGCAACTCGCCGCCAAGAGCAGCGACATCGACGTCTACCAGCTCGACGTCGTCTGGCCCGGTCTGCTCGCCCAGCACTTCGTGGACCTGAAGGGCAAGGTGCCCGCCGCTGAAGTCAACGCGCACTTCAAGGGCATCATCGACGCCAACACTGTCAACGGCAAACTCGTCGCCATTCCCTGGTTCACCGACGCCGGTCTGCTGTACTACCGCACCGACCTCCTGAAGAAGTACGGCTTCACCGCCGCCCCCAAGACCTGGACCGAACTGGCCCTGATGGCCAAGAAGATCCAGACCGGCGAGCAGAAGACCAACAAGGCCTTCACCGGCTTCGTCTGGCAGGGCAAGAACTACGAAGGGCTGACCTGCGACGCCCTGGAATGGGTCGTGAGCTTCGGCGGCGGCACCATCGTCGACAACACCGGCAAGGTCACAATCAACAACGCCCAGGCCGCCAAGGCCCTGGACACCGCCGCCAGCTGGATCA from Deinococcus soli (ex Cha et al. 2016) encodes the following:
- the cpdB gene encoding 2',3'-cyclic-nucleotide 2'-phosphodiesterase, with the translated sequence MTALMLGAAGAQTVELRILETTDLHTAAKGYDYYQDKPTGEFGLEYTATLIAKARAEKVNTLLFDNGDLIQGNPLGDYAARVAPIKDGELHPMHQAMRSLKYDGATLGNHEFNYGLDYLDRVLKSAPMPYVNANVLNMDGSNKYTPYVIQRKLVRDTQGRPYYINVGVIGFTPPQIVNWDKAYLDGKVQVMDIVQSAQKFVPDMKARGADIIVALAHTGINSGAYTPGQEQAGAELTKVPGLDVILTGHSHLEFPGPAYKDVPGVNLAKGTINGKVVLMPGFWGNNLGVADLKLNFDRKTQKWTILDAQGGIRPIWDKTAKKSLVTADATVAAAVEGAHQGTLGYVRGKVADLTAPINSYWALTQDDPSVQLVSNAQIAYVKAALSSTQYKDLPVLSAAAPFKAGGRAGVSYYTDIPAGTLAIKNVADLYVYPNTVQAVLVTGAQVQEWLERSAGQFKQIDPSKAEPQALVDETFPTYNFDVIDGVSYEIDVTQPNRYNSRGEVVNPNARRIKNLTFMGKPIDPAAQFVVATNNYRASGGGSFPGLNGKNIILQAPDETREALVKYFNEQKTVNPSADGNWKLTPIPGATLLYASSPTAQKYAPANATLVKTRDDGFAEYYIKY
- a CDS encoding ABC transporter substrate-binding protein — protein: MKKVIALVSLSAAIAVSSNASAVTVTLACGAVGQELELCKAGAARWAKKTGNEVKIFESPNLTNDRLGLYQQQLAAKSSDIDVYQLDVVWPGLLAQHFVDLKGKVPAAEVNAHFKGIIDANTVNGKLVAIPWFTDAGLLYYRTDLLKKYGFTAAPKTWTELALMAKKIQTGEQKTNKAFTGFVWQGKNYEGLTCDALEWVVSFGGGTIVDNTGKVTINNAQAAKALDTAASWIKSISPAGVTTYAEEEARGIFQSGNAAFMRNWPYAWALGQGDDSKVKGKIGVAPLPSGGSRNAATLGGWQLGVSSYSKNQAAAIDLVRYLAGPAEQKIRAIEGAYNPTIQSLYKDKDVLAKNPFFGSLYSVFTSAVARPSGPTKGKYNQVSQAFSTAVSDVLNGKMKGQAAVAKLAGDLNRIKGRGW